One Weissella coleopterorum DNA segment encodes these proteins:
- a CDS encoding SepM family pheromone-processing serine protease has product MRFFKRNYKWIVWSAVIILLAAFMMIPLPLYSETPGISVGLKNFIKVDNKRPDFKGEYSLTAVTISQLTGLGALITLANPHADFMSKEQVTAGATSSEEQKIDQIDMKTAFNNAKAVALQKANVPYHENFNGVYVRSLQANSKFKKDLQIGDMITEINGKKQSSVTDFQNTIRSSKLGQPLTITYVRNHKQYNSTHPTVSLSTTDEKIPGIGIILIDHTTISTKPKITADMGKIGGPSGGLMFSLELYETLSHQNLAQGRLISGTGTIDREGNVGEIGGIDKKVISAGESGAKIFFAPYLKVPSKYLKYEEKHQTNYQLALKTAKKYEPQLKIVPVSNFQQALDYLETHPVKKESKE; this is encoded by the coding sequence ATGCGTTTTTTCAAAAGAAATTATAAATGGATAGTTTGGTCAGCGGTCATTATTTTATTAGCTGCTTTTATGATGATACCATTACCGTTATATAGTGAAACACCAGGAATATCAGTTGGATTAAAAAATTTTATTAAAGTTGATAACAAAAGGCCGGACTTCAAGGGTGAATATAGTCTAACAGCCGTCACTATTTCACAATTAACTGGACTAGGTGCGCTGATTACTTTAGCCAATCCACATGCTGATTTTATGAGTAAAGAACAAGTAACCGCAGGTGCTACTTCAAGCGAAGAACAAAAAATTGATCAAATTGATATGAAAACAGCCTTCAACAACGCTAAGGCTGTCGCCCTACAAAAAGCGAATGTTCCATATCATGAGAACTTCAATGGTGTTTATGTACGTTCACTTCAAGCGAATTCTAAATTTAAAAAAGATCTTCAAATCGGCGATATGATAACTGAAATTAATGGTAAGAAGCAATCTAGTGTGACTGATTTTCAAAATACAATTAGAAGTAGCAAGCTTGGGCAACCATTGACTATTACGTATGTTAGAAATCATAAGCAATATAATAGTACACACCCAACGGTTTCATTAAGCACTACCGATGAAAAAATCCCTGGAATTGGTATTATCTTAATTGATCATACAACCATATCGACAAAACCTAAGATTACTGCTGATATGGGCAAGATTGGTGGTCCATCCGGTGGTCTGATGTTTTCATTGGAATTATATGAAACTTTAAGTCATCAAAATTTGGCACAAGGTCGTTTAATATCTGGAACGGGTACAATTGATCGCGAGGGGAATGTTGGTGAAATTGGTGGAATAGATAAAAAAGTTATCTCTGCCGGTGAGAGCGGAGCTAAGATCTTTTTTGCGCCTTATCTAAAGGTTCCTTCCAAATATTTAAAGTATGAAGAAAAACATCAAACGAATTATCAATTAGCATTAAAGACGGCAAAAAAATACGAACCACAACTAAAAATTGTCCCAGTTTCAAATTTTCAACAAGCTCTTGACTATTTAGAAACACATCCAGTGAAGAAGGAAAGTAAAGAATGA
- a CDS encoding nucleoid-associated protein produces MILKHVILHILDQDAHQLILSQNEMSLDQPNLHDYLEKQILKFNVSDYQTSQLNADDYLAQVLDDSRTDSFADKTSQLAQKLFTIISDIPAVPGSDLLISEYSDEDHDYFALFKLNFTPRFAHLVDYEDDVLSNKLIVNQAILPNAGTVPDEGLIVDLMDGSVRIIEKHFQNNGQRMAYFAEQFAQLSPKPSVKNELQGLKQAVKHVADKFDMPLHETLANTQEIIYENVSDQGVVSPEKIGEVLFDQNFSAQEVYQEALESRSIKHDIKIDNPLKYQKKYATQKFVLDSGIQISIPIEAYQDKNQVELINNPDGKITLMIKGIDDIKNKFNA; encoded by the coding sequence ATGATTTTAAAACATGTAATTCTGCATATCCTTGATCAAGATGCTCATCAGTTGATCTTGTCACAAAATGAGATGAGTTTAGATCAGCCTAATTTACATGATTATCTTGAGAAGCAAATTCTGAAATTTAATGTCAGTGATTACCAAACTAGTCAATTAAATGCCGACGATTATTTAGCACAAGTCCTAGATGACAGTCGGACCGATTCGTTTGCTGATAAAACTAGTCAGTTAGCTCAAAAATTATTTACAATTATCAGTGATATTCCAGCAGTCCCTGGGAGCGATCTATTAATTTCAGAATATAGCGATGAAGATCATGACTATTTTGCATTATTCAAATTGAACTTTACCCCTCGTTTCGCTCATTTAGTTGATTATGAGGATGATGTATTAAGTAATAAACTAATTGTTAATCAGGCGATCTTACCTAATGCCGGGACCGTTCCAGATGAAGGACTAATTGTTGATTTAATGGATGGTTCGGTGCGCATCATTGAAAAGCATTTTCAAAATAACGGTCAACGAATGGCTTATTTTGCTGAGCAATTTGCGCAACTAAGTCCAAAGCCAAGTGTAAAAAACGAATTGCAAGGTCTCAAGCAAGCAGTGAAGCATGTCGCCGATAAATTTGACATGCCTTTGCACGAAACTCTAGCCAACACGCAAGAAATTATTTATGAGAATGTGTCAGATCAAGGGGTCGTATCTCCAGAAAAAATAGGAGAAGTCTTGTTCGATCAAAATTTTAGTGCACAAGAAGTTTATCAAGAGGCCCTTGAAAGTCGATCGATTAAGCATGATATTAAAATTGATAATCCGTTGAAATATCAAAAAAAATACGCTACTCAGAAATTTGTGTTAGATTCAGGTATTCAAATTTCAATTCCCATTGAGGCCTATCAAGATAAAAATCAAGTAGAATTAATAAATAATCCTGATGGAAAAATCACTTTGATGATCAAAGGAATTGATGATATTAAAAATAAATTTAATGCATAA
- a CDS encoding transporter substrate-binding domain-containing protein, with the protein MKKIMFSTLIIMGSLLGLLMGARATVIHGDTLKKGTLTVGLEGTYAPFSYREKGKLTGYEVDVAKVVAKKIKMKPKFVQTKWDSLLTGLDSKRYDVILNNVGVTKERKKRYIFAEPYLYSKTVLIQKQNGKLRTLKDIKGKKLAQSTSSNFGQMAKKNGAKIVAVPGMVEAMNLIESGRADAELNDAGAFELWHHKNPDVKVKAVKMDKEIPSVPAAPMLNKNNPKLQKQINQAIKELAKDGTLSHLSQKYFKTDLTKK; encoded by the coding sequence ATGAAAAAAATAATGTTTAGTACACTTATTATCATGGGTTCTCTTTTAGGACTTTTAATGGGAGCTCGGGCTACAGTGATTCACGGCGATACTTTAAAAAAGGGAACTTTAACGGTCGGCTTAGAGGGGACTTATGCACCTTTTTCATACCGAGAAAAGGGCAAGTTAACTGGTTATGAAGTAGATGTTGCTAAGGTAGTTGCTAAAAAAATTAAGATGAAACCAAAATTTGTTCAAACAAAATGGGACTCATTATTGACTGGTTTAGATTCTAAGCGATATGATGTTATTTTAAATAATGTTGGGGTAACCAAAGAACGAAAAAAAAGGTATATTTTTGCCGAACCATATTTATATTCCAAAACGGTTCTAATTCAAAAACAGAATGGTAAACTACGTACCTTGAAAGATATCAAAGGAAAAAAATTGGCCCAGTCAACTAGCTCAAATTTTGGACAAATGGCCAAGAAAAATGGTGCCAAAATTGTAGCAGTTCCTGGAATGGTAGAAGCGATGAACCTTATTGAGTCTGGTCGTGCCGATGCTGAATTAAATGATGCAGGGGCCTTTGAATTATGGCATCATAAAAATCCAGACGTAAAAGTTAAGGCCGTTAAGATGGATAAAGAGATACCTTCTGTTCCAGCTGCTCCCATGCTCAACAAGAACAATCCAAAATTGCAAAAGCAAATCAACCAAGCAATCAAAGAATTAGCCAAAGATGGGACACTGAGTCATCTTTCGCAGAAATATTTTAAAACTGATTTAACAAAAAAATAA
- a CDS encoding amino acid ABC transporter permease — MEFLQLALKYLPQLFQTALLYTLPLAAISFSFGLVIATGTALTRVMTAPRNYSLRILTIILKWFAVFYIWLFRSTPMLVQLFIVFYGLPSAHIDIFANAWISAVTVFSLNTGAYAAETIRAAILSVDQGQLEAAQSVGLTKVQAYRFIVLPQAVRIAIPPLSNSLISLVKDTSLASVITIVETFYLSQQIAAENYQTLIMYILVAIVYATITTVLTIVQRWLEKQTSRYLNA; from the coding sequence ATGGAATTTTTGCAACTTGCTCTCAAATATTTACCACAACTATTTCAGACCGCATTATTATATACTTTACCACTTGCCGCTATCTCGTTTAGTTTTGGCCTCGTAATTGCTACTGGGACTGCCTTAACTCGAGTCATGACTGCGCCGCGAAATTACTCTTTACGAATACTAACGATCATTTTAAAATGGTTTGCAGTTTTTTATATTTGGTTATTTCGTTCGACGCCGATGTTGGTACAACTTTTTATCGTTTTTTATGGCCTACCAAGTGCTCACATTGATATTTTTGCTAATGCATGGATCAGTGCTGTTACGGTTTTTTCGTTAAATACTGGTGCCTATGCGGCAGAAACGATTCGTGCAGCGATTTTATCAGTAGACCAAGGACAATTAGAAGCCGCTCAATCAGTGGGCCTCACTAAGGTACAAGCTTATCGCTTTATCGTTTTACCGCAGGCAGTTCGAATTGCCATACCGCCGCTTAGCAATTCTTTGATATCATTAGTTAAAGATACCTCTTTAGCTAGTGTGATAACCATTGTAGAGACATTTTATCTTAGTCAACAGATTGCAGCAGAAAATTATCAAACATTAATTATGTATATTTTAGTGGCCATTGTTTATGCGACGATCACGACGGTTCTAACAATTGTGCAACGATGGCTTGAAAAACAAACTTCACGCTATTTAAACGCGTAA
- a CDS encoding dihydrolipoyl dehydrogenase family protein translates to MEQANFDIGIIGSGPAGLAAAFEAQQLGQKVVIIEEYMWGGTCPNYGCDPKKILLSAVEILHREQALQNKGLVGSSRINWPELMAIKQEYVDAVKPRKIKGLEQATIEHIYGHAQFINRNTITTENQKIQATNWIIATGQRPRQLDFPGADLMLDSEDFLNLAEMPQDITFLGGGYIGVEFANISHFADANVHLITQGNHLLSDFDQLLVGKFEQEMIHNGVDITFNATIVEIKKYEGQYLIRLSNGTTYLTDLVISAVGRVGNADKIHAENAGIEIRDGHILVDQYLRSTNPDIYAIGDVADNDVPKLVPVGNYEGRYVARRLSDQTSEALQYPTMPQVVFGTPRIAQTGLSMKDAQKQGFVVKDLELGKVITFFRYHDDAHIRVALNQTGQIVGASILAFEAEELINYFVTAINTKRTFEETQANLYAYPSLGSEFAEFY, encoded by the coding sequence ATGGAACAAGCTAATTTTGATATTGGAATAATTGGTTCTGGTCCGGCTGGTTTAGCAGCGGCCTTTGAAGCTCAACAATTAGGTCAAAAAGTGGTTATCATCGAAGAATATATGTGGGGTGGAACATGTCCTAATTATGGATGCGATCCTAAAAAAATCCTATTGAGTGCCGTTGAAATTCTTCATCGGGAGCAGGCATTGCAAAATAAAGGTTTAGTAGGCTCATCCAGAATTAATTGGCCCGAATTAATGGCTATTAAACAAGAATATGTGGATGCTGTTAAGCCACGTAAAATAAAGGGGTTAGAACAAGCCACAATTGAACATATTTATGGGCATGCTCAATTTATCAATCGAAATACCATTACAACGGAAAATCAAAAGATTCAAGCCACAAATTGGATTATTGCAACGGGGCAGCGTCCGCGTCAACTTGATTTTCCAGGTGCTGACCTAATGTTAGATAGTGAAGACTTTTTGAATTTAGCGGAAATGCCCCAAGATATTACTTTTTTGGGTGGTGGATATATTGGCGTTGAGTTTGCTAATATTAGTCATTTTGCCGATGCAAATGTTCATTTAATCACGCAGGGGAATCATTTACTATCTGACTTTGACCAGCTATTGGTCGGAAAATTCGAACAGGAAATGATTCATAACGGCGTGGACATAACATTTAATGCAACAATCGTTGAAATTAAAAAATATGAAGGGCAATATTTAATCAGATTATCAAATGGAACAACGTACTTAACTGATTTGGTTATCAGCGCGGTTGGACGGGTTGGAAATGCTGATAAAATCCACGCTGAAAATGCCGGAATTGAAATTCGCGATGGACATATTCTTGTGGACCAATATCTTCGAAGCACTAATCCTGATATTTATGCGATTGGGGATGTCGCCGATAATGATGTTCCTAAATTAGTACCTGTTGGTAACTATGAGGGGCGCTATGTTGCACGCCGGCTGAGTGATCAGACGAGTGAAGCGCTACAGTATCCCACAATGCCACAGGTTGTATTTGGAACACCACGGATTGCACAAACCGGTCTATCGATGAAAGATGCTCAAAAGCAAGGCTTCGTGGTCAAGGATTTAGAGCTGGGAAAGGTCATTACTTTTTTCCGATATCATGATGATGCACATATCAGAGTTGCATTAAATCAAACGGGTCAAATTGTGGGCGCTAGCATTTTAGCTTTTGAGGCTGAAGAGCTCATTAATTACTTCGTAACAGCAATTAATACCAAACGCACTTTTGAAGAAACGCAAGCCAATCTGTATGCTTATCCATCATTAGGCAGTGAATTTGCGGAATTTTATTAA
- the yidC gene encoding membrane protein insertase YidC, translating into MKIKGLTPILIILLIILFFTGHIYFLAPYLANFMQIMEGMFKDSNAIGWSILVLTFIVRIVLLPMQLHQSRNMTIQQEKMRLLQPQLTRVQEAQKNAKTPDEQAKATQAMMHIYRENNVSMLGGMNFTTLIIQWPIFSGLYAAINPNIIHGWKNMEWAVNQAAGIKSATFFGIHLAQPSIGLAIATGLIYLFQSYLSTIGIPPEQKKQMQTMMFMMPIMMFMMTFFTNAGIGLYFMGGAVIMVLQTLMINLWRPRLRRHVGDSFEVKDVVEDALAGRIKTPESNKNSSFMDKMAAAQQQAAQQGTNERKDVTPSENKESNSKRLSNRERNQQNHKK; encoded by the coding sequence ATGAAAATCAAAGGTTTAACCCCAATTTTAATCATCTTATTGATTATTTTATTCTTTACTGGTCATATTTACTTTTTGGCTCCATATTTAGCAAATTTCATGCAAATCATGGAGGGAATGTTTAAGGATTCTAACGCAATTGGCTGGTCAATCTTAGTTTTGACCTTCATTGTACGAATTGTCTTATTGCCCATGCAACTTCACCAATCACGAAATATGACAATTCAGCAAGAAAAAATGCGTTTGTTACAACCACAATTAACACGCGTACAAGAAGCACAAAAGAACGCAAAAACACCAGATGAACAAGCCAAAGCCACACAAGCCATGATGCATATCTATCGAGAGAATAATGTGTCAATGCTTGGTGGAATGAATTTTACAACTTTAATTATTCAATGGCCCATTTTTTCTGGATTATATGCTGCAATCAATCCCAATATTATTCATGGTTGGAAAAATATGGAGTGGGCAGTCAATCAAGCGGCCGGAATTAAGAGTGCCACATTTTTTGGCATTCATTTAGCTCAACCTAGTATTGGATTGGCCATCGCCACCGGGCTAATTTATTTATTCCAATCTTACCTATCAACCATTGGTATTCCACCTGAGCAAAAGAAACAAATGCAAACTATGATGTTTATGATGCCAATCATGATGTTCATGATGACCTTCTTTACTAATGCCGGAATTGGATTATACTTCATGGGTGGGGCGGTCATTATGGTTTTGCAAACTCTTATGATTAACCTATGGCGACCACGTTTGCGACGTCATGTTGGGGACAGCTTTGAAGTTAAAGATGTAGTTGAAGATGCTCTTGCAGGTCGAATCAAGACGCCAGAATCAAATAAAAATTCTAGCTTTATGGATAAAATGGCCGCAGCGCAACAACAAGCGGCTCAACAAGGAACTAATGAACGCAAGGACGTTACCCCTTCTGAAAATAAGGAATCAAATTCTAAGCGGCTTTCTAATCGCGAGAGAAATCAACAAAATCATAAAAAATAA
- a CDS encoding GMP reductase: MNQNSIFDYEDIQLIPKKGVLNSRKDADASIQFGPERFKLPVVPANMQTVIDEDLALDLGQKHYFYVMHRFEPERRLDFIKRAHANDVFASISVGVKPGEYQFIDILKEQNLIPEYITIDIAHGYSDSTIAMIKYIKQLMPTAFVIAGNVATPDAVMALEAAGADATKVGIGPGKACITKLKTGFGTGGWQLAAINQCAQVATKPIIADGGIRHHGDIAKSIRFGASMVMIGSMLAGHQEGPGEVIDLDGAPVKAYFGSASQFQKGTYQNVEGKKLFVPYRGSIYNTLNEMQEDLQSSISYAGGKKLMDLRDVDYVIVRNSILNGD; this comes from the coding sequence ATGAACCAAAACTCTATTTTTGATTATGAAGATATTCAATTGATACCTAAAAAAGGCGTACTTAACAGTCGGAAGGATGCTGATGCCAGTATTCAATTTGGACCCGAACGGTTTAAATTACCTGTTGTTCCGGCTAATATGCAAACTGTTATTGATGAAGATTTAGCATTAGATCTAGGTCAAAAACATTATTTTTATGTTATGCATCGGTTTGAACCAGAACGTCGCTTAGATTTTATAAAACGAGCTCACGCTAATGACGTGTTTGCATCCATTTCAGTAGGTGTTAAACCAGGTGAATATCAATTTATTGATATATTAAAAGAACAAAATCTAATACCAGAATATATTACAATTGACATTGCCCATGGTTATAGTGATTCTACAATTGCAATGATTAAATATATTAAACAATTAATGCCAACCGCCTTTGTGATTGCTGGGAATGTTGCAACACCTGATGCGGTCATGGCTTTAGAGGCAGCTGGTGCGGATGCAACTAAAGTCGGAATTGGTCCAGGGAAGGCATGTATTACTAAACTTAAAACTGGATTTGGAACAGGAGGATGGCAATTAGCTGCGATTAATCAATGTGCGCAAGTCGCAACTAAACCAATTATTGCTGACGGAGGTATTCGGCATCATGGTGATATTGCTAAATCGATTCGTTTTGGTGCTTCAATGGTCATGATTGGTTCTATGTTAGCTGGGCACCAAGAAGGACCCGGTGAAGTTATAGATCTAGATGGTGCCCCAGTAAAAGCTTATTTTGGCTCGGCATCCCAATTTCAAAAAGGAACTTACCAAAATGTAGAAGGTAAAAAGTTATTCGTTCCATATCGAGGAAGTATCTACAACACATTGAATGAAATGCAAGAAGACCTCCAATCATCTATTTCGTATGCCGGTGGCAAAAAATTGATGGATCTGCGGGACGTTGATTATGTTATTGTTAGAAATTCCATTTTGAATGGTGATTAA
- a CDS encoding excinuclease ABC subunit A: MSQQENTNGGLVLAASPRAKRELGISNVTRRRDVPNDPRLIIVEPRMNHYIAMNKRVNDIFRQYVSEEDLHLYSIDESILDITPNWNYLKYKFGQDLTMTKLARIIQLHVKRELGIYLTVGIGESNSMAKMALDIEAKHAKSLIGEWSYETIPDKLWPITDFDEVWSIGRKTSAKLKYFGIYSMGQLANTDPTFLKSKFGIRGEELFALSWGVDRSVVANKYHVKSSNISNSQVLPRDYFEVNEIKNVIREIGEQVSSRLRSKGKQAGVVSLYVGFAYASVKEDGNSGFHAQLSIDSTNSSGSIVKALHYIFDTHYRGQVVRNLGVSAAKLVEGGQEQLDLLKDPIKQIKERDLDDTVDKIRNKYGVTSIVKLSSLGDGGTMIDRAGLVGGHNGGNAYG, translated from the coding sequence ATGAGTCAACAAGAAAACACGAATGGTGGCTTGGTCCTAGCAGCTTCTCCACGCGCCAAAAGAGAATTAGGAATTAGTAATGTGACGCGGAGACGTGATGTCCCAAATGATCCCAGACTTATTATTGTAGAGCCGAGAATGAATCACTATATTGCAATGAATAAGCGGGTTAATGATATTTTTAGGCAATATGTTTCTGAAGAAGATCTTCATCTTTATTCCATTGATGAATCCATATTAGATATAACTCCTAATTGGAATTATTTGAAATATAAATTTGGTCAAGATTTAACAATGACCAAACTGGCACGGATTATTCAGTTGCATGTTAAAAGAGAGTTAGGGATATATTTAACTGTTGGTATCGGAGAAAGTAATTCAATGGCCAAGATGGCATTAGATATTGAGGCCAAACATGCCAAAAGTTTGATTGGGGAATGGTCATATGAGACGATTCCTGATAAGTTATGGCCGATTACTGATTTTGATGAAGTTTGGAGTATTGGAAGAAAGACTTCAGCTAAATTAAAGTATTTTGGAATATATTCAATGGGTCAATTGGCTAATACAGATCCAACCTTTCTAAAGAGTAAATTTGGTATTCGTGGTGAAGAATTATTTGCACTATCCTGGGGCGTCGATCGTAGTGTTGTGGCAAATAAGTATCACGTTAAATCTAGTAATATCTCTAATAGTCAAGTGTTACCAAGAGATTATTTTGAGGTTAATGAAATTAAAAATGTCATCAGAGAAATCGGTGAACAAGTTTCATCACGATTACGATCAAAGGGAAAACAGGCTGGTGTTGTTTCTCTGTACGTGGGCTTTGCCTATGCAAGTGTGAAGGAAGATGGAAATAGTGGTTTTCACGCTCAGCTATCAATTGACTCTACAAATAGCTCAGGTTCAATTGTAAAAGCATTGCATTATATTTTTGATACACATTATCGAGGACAAGTAGTGAGAAATTTAGGTGTGTCTGCGGCTAAATTAGTTGAGGGGGGTCAAGAACAATTGGACCTTTTGAAGGATCCAATTAAACAAATAAAAGAGCGTGATCTTGATGATACAGTTGATAAAATCAGAAATAAATATGGAGTTACATCAATCGTGAAACTATCTTCTTTGGGAGATGGTGGAACAATGATTGACCGTGCTGGATTAGTTGGCGGTCATAATGGGGGAAACGCATATGGTTAA
- a CDS encoding zinc-binding alcohol dehydrogenase family protein, with protein MKAIGFYEGKALETPDSFLDVDLKTPQLLSNDVLVQVKAISINPIDIKLRQTTKRQTIPKIIGYDAVGIVTSIGNQVTDFMIGDRVYYAGTTQRDGSYAEFQAVDARLVAIAPRNLSDPEAAALPLTALTAYELLFEKFGLTPVANANANQKILIINGAGGVGSIMSQLAEWSGLEVLATSSPRNFAWLKSYGVKYPLDYHQALQPALEQYGIKRVGYIAALHNIIPYLEQFPDLIEPFGHLGTIVGVEQALSLSIFKNLAVSFDWEYMFAKSDYDYNLASQGQILKTITYLVEQGHLKTTLNHAISTGINAINIKKVTQLVENGQTHGKIVVSGPFNA; from the coding sequence ATGAAAGCAATTGGCTTTTATGAAGGTAAAGCACTTGAGACCCCAGATAGTTTCCTAGATGTTGATCTAAAAACTCCTCAACTGTTATCTAATGATGTTTTGGTTCAAGTTAAGGCCATCTCAATCAACCCGATTGATATCAAATTACGCCAAACTACCAAGAGACAAACTATCCCCAAAATAATTGGTTATGATGCGGTGGGGATCGTTACTTCCATCGGAAATCAAGTTACTGATTTTATGATAGGTGATCGAGTTTACTATGCTGGAACCACGCAGCGCGATGGAAGTTATGCTGAATTTCAAGCAGTAGATGCCCGTCTGGTCGCAATAGCTCCTCGTAACTTATCGGATCCTGAAGCAGCGGCATTACCATTAACAGCTTTAACGGCTTATGAATTACTATTTGAAAAATTTGGCTTAACACCTGTAGCGAATGCTAATGCTAATCAAAAAATCCTCATAATCAATGGTGCCGGTGGAGTGGGCTCAATTATGAGCCAGTTAGCCGAGTGGAGTGGGCTGGAAGTTTTAGCAACTAGTAGTCCGCGTAACTTTGCTTGGTTAAAAAGTTATGGCGTCAAATATCCACTAGACTATCATCAAGCGTTACAACCGGCTTTAGAACAATATGGCATTAAGCGAGTTGGTTATATTGCGGCTTTGCATAATATTATTCCATACTTAGAGCAATTTCCGGATTTGATTGAACCTTTTGGACATTTGGGGACGATTGTCGGGGTCGAACAAGCTCTGTCGTTAAGTATATTCAAGAATCTGGCGGTAAGTTTTGATTGGGAATACATGTTTGCGAAGAGTGACTACGATTATAATCTGGCCTCACAAGGTCAAATTTTAAAAACAATCACATATTTAGTTGAACAAGGGCATTTAAAGACAACTCTTAATCATGCTATTTCAACTGGAATAAATGCAATTAATATTAAAAAAGTAACACAACTAGTTGAAAATGGGCAAACCCACGGTAAAATAGTGGTGTCGGGGCCCTTTAATGCTTAA
- a CDS encoding polysaccharide biosynthesis C-terminal domain-containing protein, with the protein MRGLRTYLNQVSYELINVIIPLIPLAYLTHVLGAKSYGIVAFTTGIADIFVLIFLGSINLLAQFSLNNEYTIKQRVPRTFWNIIFIRLMMLVVGMLMLWLLLNWATGWNPTYFQNQATLRVSYLLMFGSFLDLSWYYIGTHQTIRPLLQAASMKIIFLMLILITVKTTDDAYRYLLLMGWIRIIGNGIMWFSLPKKLFQQIKWGSWQFLKTSLTAMTTILGVELFSLTGQLLVTLLKPQMLDWVGYYEAALHLNQVSIVIVVTIGLSTMPRFYQIYRENNYNKLIEHIDIAVEYVTAFAVPVMFGTAATAVTFTTWFLGGIFKDVGLLMTVLSPLILLLGWNTILGGQFLRLAGQDKVVHTNLFIGLFLNTGLGLLFIPRYGLFGAIYALLITEFLIFAVQLFYAREVIAFGRIVAITAKYLVTGLLMYLVIIVSTYDWPPFPSTTVFQLGLGFVIYLIGIILLRSPLISKAWLIIRAYSKIIRRRYKK; encoded by the coding sequence ATGCGTGGACTTAGAACATATTTGAATCAAGTGAGCTATGAATTAATTAATGTGATTATTCCTTTAATTCCATTGGCTTATCTTACGCATGTCTTGGGTGCCAAGAGTTATGGAATTGTTGCTTTTACAACAGGTATAGCTGATATTTTTGTCTTAATCTTTTTAGGGTCAATAAATTTATTAGCGCAGTTCAGTTTAAACAATGAGTATACTATTAAGCAACGAGTACCTAGAACATTTTGGAATATTATTTTTATCCGCCTCATGATGTTGGTTGTCGGAATGTTAATGTTATGGCTTTTGCTCAACTGGGCAACTGGTTGGAATCCTACTTACTTCCAAAACCAAGCTACTTTACGAGTGAGTTATTTACTGATGTTTGGAAGCTTTTTAGATTTATCCTGGTATTATATTGGAACCCATCAAACAATTAGACCACTTCTACAAGCTGCTTCCATGAAAATTATTTTTTTAATGTTAATATTGATTACTGTCAAAACTACTGACGATGCCTATCGCTATTTACTATTAATGGGATGGATTCGAATTATTGGTAATGGAATAATGTGGTTTAGTTTACCGAAGAAGTTATTTCAGCAAATTAAATGGGGTTCTTGGCAATTTTTAAAAACTAGTTTAACCGCGATGACAACAATTTTGGGCGTAGAATTATTTTCCTTAACGGGACAGCTACTAGTGACACTCTTGAAACCACAAATGTTAGATTGGGTTGGTTACTACGAAGCGGCCCTGCATCTCAACCAAGTCTCTATTGTCATTGTGGTTACAATAGGGCTAAGCACCATGCCACGTTTTTATCAGATTTATCGCGAAAATAATTATAATAAGCTGATTGAACATATTGATATTGCTGTTGAATACGTCACAGCCTTTGCTGTTCCGGTGATGTTTGGGACAGCAGCTACCGCGGTTACATTTACTACTTGGTTTTTGGGTGGCATCTTTAAAGATGTTGGCTTATTAATGACAGTGTTATCACCGTTAATTCTATTATTGGGCTGGAATACCATCTTAGGTGGTCAATTTTTGCGATTAGCCGGTCAGGATAAGGTTGTCCATACGAATTTATTTATCGGCTTATTTTTAAATACTGGATTAGGGCTTTTATTTATTCCACGGTATGGATTATTTGGCGCAATCTATGCATTGTTAATTACGGAATTTTTAATCTTCGCCGTTCAATTATTTTATGCCCGCGAAGTCATTGCATTTGGAAGAATTGTGGCAATTACCGCTAAATACTTAGTTACAGGGCTGTTGATGTATTTGGTTATTATTGTTTCAACTTATGATTGGCCACCTTTTCCTTCTACGACAGTTTTTCAATTAGGATTAGGTTTTGTCATCTATTTAATTGGGATTATTTTACTCAGAAGTCCATTAATTAGTAAGGCTTGGTTAATTATTAGAGCCTATTCTAAGATAATCCGACGTCGCTATAAAAAATAA